A stretch of the Candidatus Methylopumilus planktonicus genome encodes the following:
- a CDS encoding chorismate--pyruvate lyase family protein, with amino-acid sequence MSWLLSPPVQGNKLSWLMEEGSLTERLKKEFDDVKVEVVYEGAYLLDKSFYMREVFLKSNDSPKVFARTLVKKEDLQEVWSSLKNLGDQSLATILFNSPEIKKISVFYKELFLDDSIFAHINALSPIHQKSLWARRSSWEKQGTYLELLEIFL; translated from the coding sequence ATGTCCTGGCTGCTATCACCTCCAGTTCAAGGTAATAAGTTATCGTGGCTTATGGAAGAGGGCTCTTTGACGGAGCGATTAAAAAAAGAGTTTGATGATGTTAAGGTTGAAGTTGTTTATGAAGGGGCTTATTTACTAGACAAAAGCTTTTATATGCGTGAGGTTTTTTTAAAAAGTAATGATAGCCCTAAAGTTTTTGCAAGGACTCTAGTTAAGAAAGAGGATTTGCAGGAAGTGTGGAGCTCTCTTAAAAATTTAGGTGATCAATCACTTGCTACGATTTTATTTAACTCACCAGAAATTAAAAAAATCTCAGTGTTTTATAAGGAGTTATTTTTAGATGATTCGATATTTGCACATATTAATGCATTAAGCCCAATTCATCAAAAGTCATTATGGGCAAGAAGGTCATCGTGGGAAAAACAAGGCACTTATCTTGAGTTGTTAGAGATTTTTTTATAA
- the rph gene encoding ribonuclease PH, whose translation MRLNQRAHNQLRPVEIIRHYTKHAEGSVLIKFGDTHVLCTASIDEKVPSFLKGQSQGWITAEYGMLPRSTGSRMDREAARGKQSGRTQEIQRLIGRSLRAIIDLKKLGERTIQIDCDVIQADGGTRTASITGAYVAVHDAIKHLMDKKLISESPLIDYVAAISVGLHEGNPLLDLDYSEDSSCDTDMNIVMTGSGGFVEIQGTAEGAPFSREMMDQMSDLAAQGIKELIQLQKNVLK comes from the coding sequence ATGAGATTAAATCAACGCGCTCACAACCAATTAAGACCGGTTGAAATTATTAGGCATTACACAAAACATGCTGAAGGCTCCGTCTTGATTAAATTCGGGGATACGCATGTACTTTGCACTGCAAGTATTGATGAAAAAGTACCTTCTTTTTTAAAGGGTCAAAGTCAAGGCTGGATTACAGCTGAATATGGCATGCTACCAAGATCGACAGGGTCAAGAATGGACAGAGAAGCAGCACGCGGAAAACAATCCGGTAGGACTCAAGAAATACAACGTCTTATTGGACGGAGCTTACGCGCGATTATTGATTTAAAAAAACTGGGCGAACGAACCATTCAAATTGATTGCGACGTCATTCAAGCCGATGGTGGCACACGCACAGCCAGTATTACGGGTGCTTATGTCGCAGTACATGATGCCATTAAACATTTAATGGATAAAAAACTGATTTCAGAATCGCCGCTCATTGATTATGTGGCAGCCATTTCTGTAGGGCTGCACGAAGGAAATCCACTATTAGATTTGGATTACAGTGAAGATTCAAGTTGTGACACAGATATGAATATCGTCATGACAGGCTCAGGGGGGTTTGTGGAAATTCAAGGTACCGCAGAAGGGGCACCTTTTTCGCGCGAAATGATGGACCAAATGTCTGACCTTGCAGCGCAAGGCATTAAAGAACTCATTCAATTACAAAAAAACGTTTTAAAGTAA
- the recG gene encoding ATP-dependent DNA helicase RecG yields MTSLAELKLFTPSVLNKLKKLGLEDVFSLVMHLPIRYIDETIVTPIRDIQMGVLSQIEAEVVRAEIVYKPKKMLIVQVKDASSSLQLRFLHFYPSQMKMFEAGSRIRVLGEARHNLFAFEMIHPQCKPIKEGDVLPEALTPIYSLVAGVGQKTVKDAIHKLFIHFDLKNYLKDSFLPTIYEKLRLPNLYESLKSIHHPKDFKEVTSHETFTSKAYQRIIFDEFLAQQLSLRSNYLIRRALSAMPLKAKNKLTTIFMDKLEFELTEAQKKVVQEIKNDLEKNYPMQRLLQGDVGSGKTVVATIAALQVIENGSQVAFMAPTEILAEQHYRKLTGWLNPLNIKVAWLTGSQSKKDREISLNMTESGEANIVVGTHALFQEHVIFNKLGLSIIDEQHRFGVEQRLALRKKGQLDKAIEPHQLMMSATPIPRTLSMSYFADLDVSIIDELPKGREAIVTKLFSEDRRNEILKRVHEVCHQGAQVYWVCPLIEESEALQLQTAEETYLNMQCHFKDLKVGLVHGRMKSSEKQKVMSDFVKGNIQLLVATTVIEVGVDVPNATLMVIENAERMGLSQLHQLRGRVGRGSLKSTCILLFQKKLSELARQRLKVIFENTDGFIIAQEDLNIRGPGEFLGIRQSGAPMLRIANLNRDFKLLEEAKTIADQLLEDYPEASHLHLKRWLNHANERVKV; encoded by the coding sequence CTGACTTCTCTAGCTGAGCTTAAGCTCTTTACCCCTTCAGTATTAAATAAGCTCAAAAAGTTGGGCCTTGAAGATGTCTTTAGTTTAGTCATGCATCTTCCTATTCGTTATATTGACGAAACGATTGTCACACCTATTCGTGATATTCAAATGGGCGTGCTATCTCAAATAGAAGCAGAAGTTGTTAGAGCTGAAATTGTTTATAAACCTAAAAAAATGCTTATCGTACAAGTCAAAGATGCATCTAGTAGTTTACAGCTTCGATTTTTACATTTTTATCCAAGTCAAATGAAGATGTTTGAGGCCGGCTCTCGTATTCGTGTTTTAGGAGAAGCGCGCCATAATTTATTTGCCTTCGAGATGATTCATCCCCAATGCAAACCAATAAAAGAAGGTGATGTATTGCCAGAAGCATTAACACCGATTTATTCATTGGTTGCAGGCGTGGGACAAAAAACAGTTAAAGATGCGATTCACAAATTGTTTATTCACTTTGACTTAAAAAATTATTTAAAAGATTCATTTTTACCAACGATTTATGAGAAATTGCGCTTACCAAATCTTTATGAAAGTTTAAAAAGCATTCACCACCCAAAAGATTTTAAAGAAGTTACAAGCCATGAGACTTTCACAAGCAAAGCTTATCAAAGAATTATCTTTGATGAATTTTTAGCGCAACAATTATCTTTAAGATCTAATTATTTAATAAGGCGAGCACTTTCAGCTATGCCATTAAAAGCTAAAAATAAACTCACAACTATTTTTATGGATAAGCTTGAATTTGAGTTAACCGAAGCTCAAAAAAAAGTCGTTCAAGAAATTAAAAATGATCTTGAAAAAAATTATCCGATGCAAAGACTTTTACAGGGTGATGTAGGCAGCGGTAAAACAGTAGTAGCAACAATCGCAGCCTTACAAGTGATCGAAAATGGAAGTCAGGTGGCTTTTATGGCGCCTACTGAAATTTTAGCGGAACAACACTATCGAAAATTGACCGGGTGGTTAAACCCTTTAAATATAAAAGTCGCATGGCTAACAGGTAGTCAGTCCAAAAAAGACCGCGAGATTTCTTTAAATATGACAGAATCCGGAGAAGCAAATATTGTAGTCGGCACACATGCACTTTTTCAAGAACACGTCATCTTTAATAAATTAGGCTTAAGTATTATTGATGAACAACATCGATTTGGTGTTGAGCAAAGACTAGCCTTACGAAAAAAAGGTCAATTAGACAAAGCAATTGAACCTCACCAATTGATGATGAGTGCCACACCTATTCCAAGAACACTTTCTATGAGTTATTTTGCAGATCTTGATGTGTCTATTATTGATGAATTGCCTAAAGGTCGTGAAGCGATTGTAACAAAACTTTTTTCAGAAGATCGACGCAATGAAATTTTAAAGAGAGTGCATGAGGTATGTCATCAAGGTGCTCAAGTTTACTGGGTATGCCCTTTGATTGAAGAAAGTGAAGCATTGCAACTTCAAACCGCAGAAGAAACGTATTTAAATATGCAGTGTCATTTTAAAGATTTAAAAGTAGGCTTAGTCCATGGGCGCATGAAATCATCAGAAAAACAAAAAGTCATGTCTGATTTTGTGAAGGGCAATATTCAATTATTGGTAGCGACTACAGTGATTGAAGTAGGTGTGGATGTGCCCAATGCGACGTTGATGGTCATTGAAAATGCAGAGCGCATGGGGCTTTCACAATTACATCAGCTTCGAGGCCGCGTAGGACGAGGCTCACTAAAAAGCACATGTATATTATTGTTTCAGAAAAAATTATCAGAGCTTGCAAGACAAAGACTCAAAGTGATTTTTGAAAATACGGATGGTTTTATCATTGCACAAGAAGATTTAAATATAAGAGGCCCTGGAGAGTTTCTAGGGATTCGACAGAGTGGAGCACCAATGTTACGCATTGCCAACCTCAATCGTGATTTTAAATTACTAGAAGAAGCTAAAACGATAGCAGACCAATTATTAGAGGATTATCCTGAGGCTTCTCATCTTCACTTAAAGCGCTGGCTAAATCATGCGAATGAAAGAGTTAAAGTATAA
- the rdgB gene encoding RdgB/HAM1 family non-canonical purine NTP pyrophosphatase — translation MKNQIVIATSNVKKLTEIQSILDDMNLEIFPQSHFKIEAAEEPFHTFLENALIKARHASRLSKLPAIADDSGICVDALGGKPGVLSARFAGEPSSDQKNNEKLLKSLENESNRKAHYTCVIVFVKHEFDPEPIIAEGIWHGEILKSPRGSGGFGYDPLFLDHMTEKAVAELPLEIKNRISHRGQALHKLKLKLNQIYG, via the coding sequence ATGAAAAACCAAATCGTCATTGCAACAAGCAATGTCAAAAAACTCACCGAAATTCAATCGATCTTAGACGATATGAATCTTGAGATATTTCCTCAATCGCATTTTAAAATTGAAGCCGCTGAGGAGCCTTTCCATACCTTCCTTGAGAATGCTCTGATTAAAGCAAGGCATGCAAGTCGTTTATCAAAACTACCTGCAATCGCAGATGATTCAGGGATATGCGTGGATGCGCTCGGAGGAAAACCTGGCGTTTTATCTGCCCGATTTGCAGGAGAGCCTTCATCGGATCAAAAAAACAATGAAAAACTTTTGAAAAGTTTAGAAAATGAATCGAATCGAAAAGCGCATTACACTTGTGTCATTGTATTTGTAAAACATGAATTTGATCCTGAACCTATTATTGCCGAAGGTATCTGGCATGGAGAGATTTTAAAATCACCTAGAGGCTCTGGAGGGTTTGGTTATGACCCGTTATTTTTAGATCATATGACTGAAAAAGCTGTGGCAGAATTACCATTAGAAATTAAAAATCGAATTAGTCATCGTGGACAAGCGTTACATAAACTTAAATTAAAATTGAATCAGATATATGGATAA
- a CDS encoding YicC/YloC family endoribonuclease — MASKHRIGYLMALSMTGFSFKEADTQQGILLLEFRSLNNRYLELQVKLDESLRSFEPMIRDLISAEIKRGKVDCRIYFKSKTHALDVKNVDPVKLKQLANSVDEIAKHFSHVQPINPLDILKTNEIMHDQSVDMNVLEQDLKKNLKESLLEIQLSKAREGEKLQKILLDKLKDIEVLVGEAKKILPVLIKDYQTKIENKFKEALIAIDDDRLKQEFLIFIQKMDIDEELNRITSHIDEVRRLLKTDGAIGKKLDFMMQELNREANTLGSKSISPKTSQISIDLKVLIEQMREQIQNIE, encoded by the coding sequence ATGGCTTCTAAACATCGAATTGGATACCTTATGGCTTTAAGTATGACTGGTTTTTCTTTTAAAGAAGCAGATACTCAGCAAGGTATTTTGCTCCTTGAATTTCGGTCTTTAAATAATCGATATCTAGAACTCCAGGTTAAATTAGATGAATCCCTTAGATCTTTTGAACCCATGATTCGCGATCTGATATCAGCCGAAATTAAAAGAGGTAAAGTAGATTGTAGAATCTATTTCAAATCTAAAACACATGCGCTTGATGTTAAAAATGTAGATCCGGTGAAGTTAAAACAACTCGCAAATTCAGTCGATGAAATTGCAAAACATTTTTCCCATGTCCAACCAATTAATCCGCTCGATATCTTAAAAACGAACGAGATCATGCACGATCAATCCGTCGACATGAATGTACTTGAACAAGATCTTAAAAAAAATCTCAAAGAATCTTTATTAGAGATTCAATTATCTAAAGCTCGCGAAGGTGAAAAATTACAAAAGATTTTATTGGATAAATTAAAAGATATTGAAGTGCTTGTAGGTGAAGCTAAAAAAATATTACCCGTTTTAATTAAAGATTATCAAACTAAAATTGAAAATAAGTTTAAGGAAGCTTTGATTGCGATCGATGATGATCGATTGAAACAAGAGTTTCTTATTTTTATTCAAAAGATGGATATTGATGAAGAGCTCAATCGTATTACATCCCATATCGATGAAGTCAGGCGTTTACTTAAAACTGATGGCGCCATTGGTAAAAAACTAGACTTTATGATGCAAGAACTAAATCGTGAGGCGAATACTTTAGGTTCGAAATCCATTTCACCTAAAACTTCACAAATATCCATCGATTTAAAAGTTTTGATTGAGCAAATGCGCGAACAAATTCAGAATATTGAATAA
- a CDS encoding RelA/SpoT family protein produces the protein MASTAHFNKADAQKTPPLPLLPVDNEASELTILLKTYLKPKDIQKIWDAYRFSEEAHHGQSRRSGEPYIVHPVAVACTLAKLHLDAPTILAALLHDVVEDTTITNKEIEKKFGKQVSVLVDGLSKLDKIEFQDATEAQAENFRKMLLAMSNDVRVILVKLADRLHNMQTLDVLRPEKQKRIAQETHDIYAPIANRLGLNSIYQELEDLSFKYLYPMRYRAIQKAMKASRGNRREVVEKITAAIHQKLTEMKMDTEVSGREKNTYSIYKKMSEKSMSFAQINDIYAFRIIVKEANDAYSALGALHSLYKPLPGKFKDYIAIPKANGYQSLHTSLFGPFGTPIEVQIRSKKMHKLAEAGVAAHWLYKTKDAHLTELQQQTHQWLKRLLEIQSDSADSLEFLEHLKVDLFPDEVYVFTPKGKILALPKGSTAVDFAYAVHSDVGNCCVAAKYNQELVPLRAEVNNGDHIEIITAPLAKPNPAWLNFVITGKARSHIRQYLKSIESEESSRLGEGMLNQALKALHISPSSVKESHWKKLISDYGVKTKEEILAEIGLGKRMNVMVAHQLISFMDGVSHVKGKHKQLDVITIKGSESMAIQLATCCHPIPGDPILGFINKDKGLVVHTHDCLAIRKFKLDPDKWLDVEWDPSPDRLFKVNLQIMVLNGRGMLAKISSVITESDSNIDNVNVEESDGGHFVNVNFIVQVHNRIHLADLMRNLRKISDIARISRVKMKTF, from the coding sequence ATGGCTAGTACCGCTCATTTTAATAAAGCGGATGCTCAAAAAACACCGCCACTTCCGTTACTGCCTGTCGATAACGAAGCGTCTGAACTCACAATCCTTCTTAAGACTTATTTAAAACCGAAAGATATCCAGAAGATATGGGATGCCTATCGATTTAGCGAAGAAGCGCATCACGGCCAATCGAGAAGAAGTGGTGAGCCTTATATTGTCCACCCTGTTGCTGTGGCATGTACTTTAGCTAAACTTCATCTTGATGCCCCTACGATTCTTGCGGCTCTTCTTCATGATGTTGTTGAAGATACGACCATTACCAATAAAGAAATTGAAAAGAAATTTGGCAAACAAGTCTCCGTTCTAGTCGACGGTTTATCCAAACTCGATAAAATTGAATTTCAAGATGCGACAGAAGCCCAAGCCGAAAATTTTAGAAAAATGTTATTGGCAATGTCAAACGACGTCCGTGTCATTTTAGTAAAGTTAGCTGATCGTCTTCATAATATGCAAACGTTAGATGTTTTAAGACCTGAAAAACAAAAACGTATCGCTCAAGAAACTCACGATATTTATGCGCCTATTGCAAATCGATTAGGTTTAAATAGCATTTATCAAGAGCTTGAAGATTTAAGTTTTAAATACCTCTATCCCATGCGCTATCGCGCGATTCAAAAAGCCATGAAAGCTTCTCGAGGTAATCGTCGTGAAGTCGTTGAGAAAATAACAGCAGCGATCCATCAAAAATTAACTGAAATGAAAATGGATACTGAGGTTTCGGGGCGAGAGAAGAATACTTATAGCATTTATAAAAAGATGAGCGAAAAAAGCATGTCTTTTGCACAAATCAATGACATTTATGCCTTTAGGATTATTGTGAAAGAAGCGAATGATGCCTATTCTGCTTTAGGTGCATTGCATAGCTTATATAAACCTCTTCCAGGCAAATTTAAAGATTACATTGCCATTCCAAAAGCGAATGGCTATCAATCGCTACATACAAGTTTATTTGGACCTTTCGGCACACCCATTGAAGTGCAAATTCGCAGTAAAAAAATGCACAAACTGGCAGAAGCAGGTGTTGCAGCGCATTGGCTTTATAAAACCAAAGACGCACACTTGACTGAACTTCAACAACAAACACATCAATGGTTAAAACGTCTTTTAGAAATTCAATCAGATAGTGCCGATTCGCTGGAATTCTTAGAGCATTTAAAAGTCGATCTTTTCCCTGACGAGGTTTATGTATTCACTCCTAAAGGAAAAATACTAGCATTACCAAAAGGTTCAACGGCTGTTGACTTTGCATACGCGGTTCATAGTGATGTGGGTAATTGTTGTGTAGCTGCAAAATACAATCAAGAGCTCGTCCCTCTTCGTGCCGAAGTCAACAATGGTGATCACATAGAAATTATTACAGCCCCCTTAGCTAAGCCTAATCCTGCATGGCTGAATTTTGTGATTACAGGAAAAGCAAGATCACATATTAGACAATATTTAAAATCGATTGAATCAGAAGAGTCTTCAAGACTTGGCGAAGGCATGCTTAATCAAGCACTCAAGGCACTTCATATCAGCCCTTCATCGGTCAAAGAATCTCATTGGAAAAAATTAATCAGTGATTATGGCGTTAAAACCAAAGAAGAGATTTTGGCTGAAATTGGTTTGGGAAAACGTATGAACGTGATGGTGGCTCATCAATTGATAAGTTTTATGGATGGTGTGAGTCATGTTAAGGGCAAGCATAAGCAATTAGATGTCATTACCATTAAAGGCTCTGAAAGCATGGCGATTCAATTGGCAACATGCTGTCATCCAATTCCAGGCGATCCTATTTTAGGATTTATTAACAAAGATAAAGGACTTGTTGTTCACACTCATGATTGCTTAGCGATTCGTAAATTTAAACTTGACCCTGATAAATGGCTTGATGTTGAATGGGACCCTAGTCCGGATCGATTATTCAAAGTCAATTTACAAATTATGGTATTAAATGGGCGCGGAATGCTTGCTAAAATTTCATCTGTGATTACAGAATCAGATTCAAATATCGATAATGTGAATGTCGAAGAATCCGATGGTGGACATTTTGTAAATGTGAACTTTATTGTACAAGTCCATAACCGTATTCATTTGGCAGATCTCATGCGAAACTTAAGAAAAATTAGTGATATTGCTAGAATTAGCCGCGTCAAGATGAAAACCTTTTAA
- the hemW gene encoding radical SAM family heme chaperone HemW, which translates to MSQTSRLAMPPPLSLYIHIPWCVKKCPYCDFNSHEHKEAQNFTDLESMYVDALIKDLEYSLPKIWGRKIHSIFFGGGTPSLFSGKAIQKILSQVRALTPILYDGEITLEANPGAIDSNHFESYKEAGVTRVSLGIQSFNDVHLKALGRIHDSSEAKKGIEIAMRHFDEVNLDLMYALPHQTLDEAIDDAKTATSFYTQHLSFYHLTIEPNTFFFKHPPKLPLDDESAEMQETIEGILSQHGFQHYETSAFAKPKSQCQHNLNYWQFGDYLGIGAGAHSKLTFHDKMSRESRYKNPKQYMEKVVTQHMIESETIIHESDLAFEFMMNHLRLIDGFSIQSFEDKTGLNISAIDKELKAAIDIKLITMDHEMIKPTLLGQRFLNDLLSIFLK; encoded by the coding sequence ATGAGTCAAACATCAAGACTCGCCATGCCACCCCCACTCTCGCTTTACATTCACATCCCTTGGTGTGTCAAAAAATGTCCCTATTGTGATTTTAATTCGCACGAACATAAGGAAGCTCAAAACTTTACTGATTTAGAATCCATGTATGTGGATGCACTTATCAAGGATCTTGAATATTCATTACCTAAAATTTGGGGTAGAAAAATTCATTCCATTTTTTTTGGGGGTGGCACACCCAGTCTTTTTAGTGGAAAAGCTATTCAGAAAATTTTAAGTCAGGTTCGTGCGCTGACGCCTATTTTGTATGATGGCGAAATTACACTTGAAGCTAATCCAGGCGCGATTGATAGCAATCATTTTGAAAGCTATAAAGAAGCTGGCGTCACAAGAGTATCTTTAGGTATTCAATCATTTAATGATGTCCATCTCAAAGCATTAGGTCGTATCCACGATAGCAGTGAAGCCAAAAAAGGCATTGAAATTGCCATGCGTCATTTTGATGAAGTGAATTTAGATTTAATGTATGCATTACCTCACCAAACATTGGATGAAGCGATAGACGATGCTAAAACTGCGACATCTTTTTATACACAGCACCTATCTTTTTATCATTTAACGATTGAGCCTAATACATTCTTTTTTAAACACCCACCCAAATTACCGCTCGATGATGAGAGTGCAGAAATGCAAGAAACTATTGAAGGTATTTTAAGCCAGCATGGCTTCCAGCATTACGAAACCTCTGCTTTTGCAAAACCTAAATCACAATGCCAACATAATCTTAATTATTGGCAGTTTGGCGATTATCTTGGTATAGGCGCAGGTGCGCATAGCAAACTTACCTTTCATGACAAGATGAGTCGCGAGAGTCGCTATAAAAATCCGAAACAATATATGGAAAAAGTAGTCACACAACATATGATTGAATCAGAAACAATCATTCATGAAAGTGATTTGGCTTTTGAATTTATGATGAACCACTTACGTCTTATCGATGGGTTTAGTATTCAAAGCTTCGAAGATAAAACGGGTTTAAATATTTCAGCTATCGATAAAGAACTCAAAGCTGCGATAGATATAAAACTGATTACCATGGATCATGAAATGATTAAACCAACGCTTTTAGGTCAGCGATTCTTAAATGACCTATTGAGTATTTTTTTAAAGTAG
- the rpoZ gene encoding DNA-directed RNA polymerase subunit omega: MARITVDDCLEMIPNRFKLTLAAAYRARQLANGAEALVSTHGLRDKPTVLALREIAAGKVGLDILNRKTTY, from the coding sequence ATGGCACGAATTACAGTAGATGATTGTTTAGAGATGATTCCTAATCGCTTTAAACTTACTTTAGCTGCCGCATACCGCGCAAGGCAATTAGCCAATGGTGCTGAAGCATTAGTGAGCACTCATGGCTTAAGAGATAAGCCTACGGTATTAGCATTAAGAGAAATCGCAGCAGGTAAAGTCGGTCTTGATATCTTGAATAGAAAAACAACATACTAA
- the gmk gene encoding guanylate kinase has protein sequence MSQAHLFIIAAASGAGKTTLVKALLNKDRDLQASVSHTTRKPRPGEVDGGDYHFVDEVTFLDLKSKGEFLESAECHGSMYGTSKKSVQLILDQKKDVILEIDWQGAQALKAQFKEAVSIFVLPPSVETLAERLNSRGHDSEETIAMRLAVAREEMSHVDEFDYVTINDDFEVALHDLMAIIRSTRLMCHIQLTRHSHLIKNLT, from the coding sequence ATGAGCCAAGCCCATTTATTTATTATTGCAGCAGCTTCCGGTGCCGGCAAGACGACCCTTGTAAAAGCCCTATTAAATAAAGATAGAGATCTTCAAGCTTCTGTATCTCACACAACCCGCAAACCGCGGCCAGGTGAAGTCGATGGTGGGGATTATCATTTTGTTGATGAAGTGACCTTTTTAGATTTGAAGAGTAAAGGTGAGTTTTTAGAATCCGCCGAATGCCATGGCAGTATGTATGGCACAAGTAAGAAATCAGTGCAGCTTATTCTCGATCAAAAGAAAGACGTCATTTTAGAAATCGACTGGCAAGGCGCTCAGGCTCTCAAAGCCCAATTTAAGGAGGCTGTTTCAATCTTTGTATTGCCACCTTCTGTTGAAACACTTGCTGAAAGATTAAACAGCCGCGGACACGACAGTGAAGAGACGATTGCCATGAGACTTGCGGTTGCGCGAGAAGAGATGAGCCATGTAGATGAGTTCGATTATGTTACAATCAATGATGACTTTGAAGTAGCGCTCCACGATCTTATGGCCATTATTCGATCCACTCGATTGATGTGTCATATTCAGCTCACACGACATAGCCACTTAATTAAAAACTTGACTTGA
- a CDS encoding RidA family protein, producing the protein MTKEIIQTKHAPEAIGTYSQAVKVGNTIYLSGQIALDPESMQLVEGIEAQIHQVFKNLKSVVEASGAQLSDIVKINIFLTDLSHFALVNTVMGEYFTKPYPARAAVGVASLPRNALIEADGVVVI; encoded by the coding sequence ATGACAAAAGAAATTATTCAAACTAAACATGCCCCAGAAGCGATTGGTACCTATTCTCAAGCGGTCAAAGTAGGCAATACTATTTACTTATCAGGGCAAATTGCACTCGATCCTGAATCTATGCAGTTAGTTGAGGGCATTGAGGCACAAATTCATCAGGTATTTAAGAATTTAAAATCAGTCGTTGAAGCTTCTGGCGCTCAATTAAGTGATATCGTGAAAATTAATATCTTTTTAACAGATTTGTCGCATTTTGCTTTGGTCAATACGGTCATGGGCGAATATTTTACAAAGCCTTATCCAGCAAGAGCTGCGGTAGGCGTTGCATCATTACCCAGAAATGCACTTATTGAAGCTGATGGTGTTGTTGTTATTTAA